The nucleotide sequence CGTGCTGGGCGTGGTCGGCATTCTGCTCATGATCCTGTTCCGGCCCCGCAAGCCGCTGATCGGCTATTCGCGGGACTGACCGGAGGGCCTGCCGCGCTCCAGGGGCTGCGTAACAGGGCTGCGGCCTCCGGCGTAAAGACTTATATAGAATATAGAAGTCCAACTGGCAGATGCCGTAGCCTGCGTCGGCCGATGTCACGCCTGGAGGTACTCCATGTTCATGCGCAAGACCACCGCGTTGCCGAGTGCAGCCGAAGCGCTGCCGGGACGTGCCAGCCCGATCCCGACCGCCACCACGCATTTCGTCAACGGCCGCAAGCTGCAGCCGCCCTATCCCGCTGGCCTCGAGCAGGCGGTGTTTGGCCTCGGCTGCTTCTGGGGCGCCGAGCGCAAGTTCTGGGAACTCGGTGACGGCATCTATGCGACCGCCGTCGGCTATGCCGGCGGACATACGCCCAATCCGACCTATGAAGAGGTCTGTTCGGGCCGCACCGGTCATACCGAAGCTGTGCTGGTCGTGTTCGATCCGAAGAAGATCTCTTACGAGCAGCTCCTGAAGACGTTCTGGGAAAATCACAACCCGACGCAGGGCATGCGCCAGGGCAACGATGTCGGCACCCAGTATCGCTCGGCAATCTACACCTTCGGCGATGCGCAGCGCCAGGCTGCCGACGCGTCGAAGGCAACTTACCAGAAGGCGCTTTCCGCCAAGGGTCTCGGTGCCATCACCACCGAGATCGCGCCGTCGGGCGAATTCTATTACGCCGAGGACTATCATCAGCAATATCTCGCCAAGAACCCGGCGGGCTATTGCGGACTGGGAGGCACCGGCGTGTCGTGCCCGATCGGCGTCGGCGTGAGTGCCTGATCGGCTGCCTTCTTGTTTCCTCGCCCCGCAAACACGGGGGCGAGGGCGCCTCGTTCGCGCTACCCTGAATCGCAAAAAACCCTTTGTTAACCATACCCGGTGCAAGACTAGAGC is from Bradyrhizobium sp. AZCC 2176 and encodes:
- the msrA gene encoding peptide-methionine (S)-S-oxide reductase MsrA, with the translated sequence MFMRKTTALPSAAEALPGRASPIPTATTHFVNGRKLQPPYPAGLEQAVFGLGCFWGAERKFWELGDGIYATAVGYAGGHTPNPTYEEVCSGRTGHTEAVLVVFDPKKISYEQLLKTFWENHNPTQGMRQGNDVGTQYRSAIYTFGDAQRQAADASKATYQKALSAKGLGAITTEIAPSGEFYYAEDYHQQYLAKNPAGYCGLGGTGVSCPIGVGVSA